Proteins encoded by one window of Orbaceae bacterium BiB:
- the csrA gene encoding carbon storage regulator CsrA, whose translation MLILTRRVGETLIIGDNVAITVLGVKGNQVRIGINAPKDIPIHREEIYNRIHQQSDEQNSSEDTSENP comes from the coding sequence ATGTTAATATTAACAAGAAGAGTTGGTGAAACACTTATTATTGGTGATAATGTTGCTATCACCGTTTTAGGGGTAAAAGGAAATCAAGTCAGAATTGGAATTAACGCACCAAAAGACATTCCTATTCATCGAGAAGAAATTTATAACCGGATTCATCAACAGAGTGATGAACAAAATAGCAGCGAAGATACATCAGAAAACCCATAA
- the alaS gene encoding alanine--tRNA ligase translates to MKSTTEIRQMFLDFFHSKGHEVVESSSLVPHNDPTLLFTNAGMNQFKDVFLGMDKRAYSRATTAQRCVRAGGKHNDLDNVGYTARHHTFFEMLGNFSFGDYFKRDAIHFAWELLTSEGWFNLPKDRLLVTVYATDDEAFDIWANEIGIPKERIIRIGDNKGAPYASDNFWQMGDTGPCGPCSEIFYDHGDHIWGGPPGSAEEDGDRFIEIWNIVFMQFNRLSDGTMESLPKPSVDTGMGLERISAVLQHVNSNYDIDLFKKLIKDAASVIGTTDLSNKSLRVIADHIRSCAFLIADGVLPSNEGRGYVLRRIIRRAVRHGHMLGAKDIFFYKLVQSLIDVMGDAGSHLVKQQKQVEDTLKLEEEQFLKTLERGLLLLDQELAQVSGKILPGEVAFKLYDTYGFPLDLTADVCREKNIRIDEAKFNQCMEQQRQRSREADNFTVDYSNSIKLDSTTEFVGYQETEVAAKVLAIFQNGKSTQSVQAGQDAIIVLDKTPFYGESGGQVGDKGIFTAPDTIFTVQDTQKYGQSFGHIGSMTKGKLNVGDMITAAIDTELRDRVRRNHSATHLLQAALQRVLGNHVQQKGSLVNDSYLRFDFSHMSPISLAQLQEIENLVNQQVRRNSPVAVELMPIEQAKNRGAMALFGEKYDDIVRVLTMGNFSIELCGGTHVDRTGDIGLFKIMSESSIASGVRRIEATTGQSAIELVHSDDIKLSDMMSLLKSDKHNLVARLSQLIEQTKSLEKNIEQLKSQQASQESAQLVRQVEEIKQHKLLVAKVDGVEAKVLREMIDDLKNQLKSGVIVLATVNDDKISLAIGVTKDLTEQIKAGVFVSLLAEKVGGKGGGRPDFAQAGGTDIAALPNALLEIKGAIVEKLNSM, encoded by the coding sequence ATGAAAAGTACCACTGAAATTCGTCAAATGTTTCTTGATTTCTTTCATAGCAAGGGACACGAAGTTGTAGAAAGTAGTTCACTTGTTCCACATAATGATCCCACTTTGCTTTTTACTAATGCTGGGATGAATCAATTTAAAGATGTTTTTCTTGGTATGGATAAGCGCGCTTATTCAAGAGCAACTACGGCTCAACGCTGTGTTCGTGCAGGTGGTAAGCATAACGATTTAGATAATGTAGGTTATACTGCTCGACATCATACATTTTTTGAAATGTTAGGTAATTTTAGTTTTGGCGACTATTTTAAGCGTGATGCTATCCATTTTGCGTGGGAACTATTAACGAGCGAAGGTTGGTTTAATTTACCAAAAGATCGTTTACTTGTGACAGTTTATGCAACAGATGATGAAGCTTTTGATATTTGGGCAAATGAAATAGGGATACCAAAAGAGCGAATTATTCGTATTGGTGATAATAAAGGTGCACCATATGCTTCGGATAATTTCTGGCAAATGGGTGATACCGGCCCATGTGGTCCATGTAGCGAAATCTTTTATGATCATGGTGATCATATTTGGGGCGGTCCTCCAGGTAGTGCAGAAGAAGATGGTGATCGATTTATTGAGATTTGGAATATTGTCTTTATGCAATTTAATCGCTTGTCTGATGGCACGATGGAATCGCTACCAAAACCGTCAGTTGATACAGGGATGGGATTAGAACGGATTTCAGCGGTATTGCAGCATGTTAATTCTAACTATGATATCGATTTATTTAAAAAATTGATTAAAGATGCAGCTTCAGTAATCGGCACTACTGATTTGTCTAATAAATCATTGCGCGTTATTGCTGATCACATTCGTTCATGTGCATTCTTAATTGCAGATGGTGTCTTACCTTCAAATGAAGGGCGTGGGTATGTATTACGCCGCATCATTCGTCGTGCAGTTCGACATGGCCATATGTTAGGTGCAAAAGATATTTTCTTTTATAAGCTCGTTCAATCATTAATTGATGTTATGGGCGATGCAGGCAGCCACCTTGTGAAGCAACAAAAACAAGTTGAAGATACTTTAAAACTTGAAGAAGAACAATTTTTAAAAACGTTAGAGCGCGGTTTACTATTATTAGATCAAGAGTTAGCTCAAGTTTCGGGTAAGATCTTACCAGGTGAAGTCGCTTTTAAACTTTATGATACTTATGGTTTTCCATTAGATCTAACGGCCGATGTTTGTCGAGAAAAAAATATCCGTATCGATGAAGCTAAATTTAATCAATGTATGGAGCAACAACGCCAGCGTTCGCGTGAAGCTGATAATTTTACCGTTGATTACAGCAATAGTATTAAACTAGATAGTACAACTGAATTTGTTGGTTATCAGGAAACAGAAGTTGCAGCTAAAGTGTTGGCGATTTTCCAAAATGGAAAAAGTACACAAAGTGTACAAGCTGGTCAAGATGCAATTATTGTATTAGACAAAACGCCATTTTACGGTGAGTCTGGTGGTCAAGTCGGTGATAAAGGTATATTTACCGCACCAGATACTATTTTTACAGTGCAAGATACCCAAAAATACGGCCAAAGTTTTGGTCATATTGGTTCAATGACCAAAGGAAAATTAAATGTTGGCGATATGATTACAGCCGCAATTGACACTGAACTGCGTGACCGAGTTCGTCGTAATCACTCCGCAACACATCTATTGCAGGCTGCGTTACAGCGTGTATTAGGGAATCATGTACAGCAAAAAGGATCGTTAGTGAACGATAGCTATTTGCGTTTTGACTTCTCTCATATGAGTCCTATCTCGTTGGCTCAGCTACAAGAGATTGAGAATCTTGTTAATCAGCAAGTTCGTCGTAACTCACCTGTTGCTGTTGAATTAATGCCAATTGAACAGGCTAAAAATAGAGGGGCGATGGCATTATTTGGTGAAAAATATGATGATATTGTCCGTGTATTAACGATGGGGAATTTTTCAATCGAACTTTGTGGTGGGACTCATGTCGATCGCACTGGAGATATTGGATTATTTAAAATTATGTCTGAGTCAAGTATTGCATCTGGGGTTCGACGTATTGAAGCCACGACAGGGCAATCGGCTATTGAACTGGTACATAGTGATGATATCAAACTTAGCGATATGATGTCATTGTTGAAGAGTGATAAACACAATCTTGTAGCAAGATTATCACAATTGATTGAACAAACTAAATCGCTAGAAAAGAATATTGAACAATTGAAATCACAACAGGCATCTCAAGAGAGTGCTCAACTAGTTCGTCAGGTTGAAGAGATCAAACAACATAAGTTATTAGTTGCTAAAGTTGATGGTGTTGAAGCGAAAGTATTACGTGAGATGATTGATGATTTAAAGAATCAGTTAAAATCAGGTGTTATTGTGTTAGCAACAGTAAATGACGATAAAATCAGTTTAGCTATTGGTGTAACTAAAGATTTAACTGAACAAATTAAGGCGGGTGTATTCGTTTCCTTATTAGCAGAAAAAGTTGGTGGTAAAGGTGGTGGACGACCTGATTTTGCTCAAGCTGGTGGGACAGATATTGCTGCATTACCAAATGCATTACTAGAGATTAAAGGTGCTATTGTCGAAAAATTGAACTCAATGTGA
- a CDS encoding regulatory protein RecX, whose product MMNNPSLYKELLHKAVQLLAQRNHSAYELKNKLISFCQKKYSGEEDDGDTIYPVINQVIDECIAKKWLNENIYIEQYIAMRSRKGYGNNRIILELKQRGVTNSAIMNVMSASNIDWIEIGIKQVTKKFPLIEHNDLKQKSKIFQFLSYKGFSQDQIQLIYSAI is encoded by the coding sequence ATGATGAATAATCCATCGCTATACAAAGAGTTATTACATAAAGCTGTGCAGCTACTTGCACAGCGTAATCACTCAGCCTATGAATTAAAAAATAAGCTAATCTCCTTCTGTCAAAAAAAATATTCTGGTGAAGAGGATGATGGAGATACTATTTATCCTGTTATTAACCAAGTGATTGATGAATGTATAGCAAAAAAATGGTTGAATGAAAACATTTATATTGAGCAATATATTGCGATGAGATCTCGTAAGGGTTATGGTAATAATCGCATTATATTGGAGCTAAAACAGCGTGGAGTGACTAATTCGGCAATCATGAACGTGATGTCAGCGTCGAATATTGATTGGATTGAAATTGGTATTAAACAAGTTACTAAAAAATTTCCTCTTATTGAACATAACGATTTAAAACAAAAAAGTAAAATATTTCAGTTCTTATCTTATAAAGGTTTTTCACAAGATCAAATTCAGCTTATTTATTCAGCAATATAA
- the recA gene encoding recombinase RecA — MNENKQRALTAALGQIEKQFGKGSIMRLGDTQTLDVDAISTGSLGLDIALGIGGLPMGRIVEIFGPESSGKTTLTLSVIAQAQKEGKTCAFIDAEHALDPIYAAKLGVQVDDLLVSQPDTGEQALEICDALVRSGAVDVVIVDSVAALTPRAEIEGEMGDSHMGLQARLMSQALRKLTANIKNANCLVVFINQIRMKIGVMFGNPETTTGGNALKFYASVRLDIRRIGAVKEGEDVIGSDTRVKVVKNKVAAPFRQAEFQILYGCGISKEGELIDLGVKHKLVDKAGAWYSYNGEKIGQGKANSIKFLQENPQKSQELEEKLRELLLSNPGSLAAAEEDSPIGDDE, encoded by the coding sequence ATGAATGAGAATAAACAACGAGCTTTAACTGCAGCTTTAGGTCAAATTGAAAAACAATTTGGTAAAGGATCTATCATGCGATTAGGGGATACTCAAACCCTTGACGTGGATGCTATCTCTACAGGTTCGTTGGGACTTGATATCGCTTTAGGTATTGGTGGTTTACCAATGGGGCGAATTGTTGAAATTTTTGGACCAGAATCATCAGGAAAAACTACGTTAACATTATCCGTTATTGCCCAAGCGCAAAAAGAGGGTAAAACGTGTGCTTTTATTGATGCTGAACATGCTCTTGATCCAATTTATGCTGCTAAATTAGGTGTACAAGTTGACGATTTGCTTGTTTCTCAGCCAGATACTGGTGAGCAAGCACTTGAGATTTGTGATGCATTAGTTCGTTCAGGTGCGGTTGATGTGGTCATCGTTGACTCCGTCGCAGCTTTAACGCCTCGTGCTGAAATTGAAGGTGAAATGGGTGATTCCCATATGGGGCTACAAGCACGTTTGATGTCACAAGCATTAAGAAAATTGACGGCTAATATTAAAAATGCGAATTGTCTTGTCGTATTTATTAACCAGATTCGAATGAAAATCGGCGTTATGTTTGGTAATCCAGAAACAACGACTGGTGGTAATGCGCTTAAGTTTTATGCTTCAGTTCGTTTAGATATTCGTCGTATTGGTGCAGTGAAAGAAGGTGAAGATGTCATTGGTAGTGACACTCGCGTAAAAGTTGTAAAAAATAAAGTTGCAGCACCATTTAGACAAGCTGAGTTTCAAATACTATATGGTTGTGGTATATCTAAAGAAGGTGAGTTGATTGATTTAGGTGTTAAACATAAATTAGTTGATAAAGCCGGTGCTTGGTATAGTTATAATGGTGAAAAAATTGGGCAAGGTAAAGCTAACTCAATTAAATTCTTACAAGAAAATCCACAAAAATCTCAAGAACTGGAAGAGAAATTGAGAGAACTATTATTAAGTAATCCTGGTAGTCTAGCTGCGGCTGAAGAAGATTCACCTATTGGCGATGATGAATAA
- a CDS encoding MBL fold metallo-hydrolase, which produces MQYQIIPVTAFQENCSIVWCEKSKSAAIIDPGGEAELLKQVITKLGVNITKILLTHGHLDHVGAAKALAEYYQVKIYGSQIEDQFLFDNLPHQCVQFGFPFTDAFLPDVWLQENDTIAVGELNFDVLHCPGHTPGHIAFVNQSKKLAFVGDVLFKNSIGRTDFPRGNYADLISSIKNKLFPLGDDITFVPGHGPISTFGAEKRSNPYLS; this is translated from the coding sequence GATTATTCCCGTAACCGCCTTTCAAGAAAATTGTTCTATTGTTTGGTGTGAAAAAAGTAAATCCGCGGCGATTATTGATCCTGGTGGTGAGGCTGAACTCTTGAAGCAAGTAATCACTAAGCTTGGTGTGAATATTACTAAAATATTATTAACTCATGGTCATCTCGATCATGTAGGGGCAGCAAAAGCGTTAGCGGAGTATTATCAAGTTAAGATCTATGGCTCTCAAATTGAAGACCAGTTTCTTTTTGATAATTTACCTCATCAATGTGTACAGTTTGGTTTCCCATTTACTGATGCTTTTTTACCTGATGTTTGGTTACAAGAGAATGATACAATTGCCGTTGGTGAGCTTAATTTTGATGTGTTACATTGTCCGGGGCATACGCCAGGCCATATTGCTTTTGTCAATCAGTCTAAAAAATTAGCATTTGTGGGGGATGTTCTATTTAAAAACAGTATTGGTCGAACGGATTTCCCTAGAGGAAATTATGCTGATCTTATTTCATCAATCAAAAATAAGCTTTTTCCACTTGGTGATGATATTACTTTTGTACCTGGTCATGGTCCAATATCGACATTTGGTGCTGAAAAAAGGAGCAATCCATATTTGTCATAG